The Deinococcus radiotolerans sequence GCCACGGTCGTGAAGTAGATGTTGTTGGCGTTCGCCTTCCCGGCGATCACGGGCAGTTCGCTGCTGTCGAGGCCGTCGCCGCCCACCACGGGGGTGTTCAGGCCCGCTTCGCGCAGCTGCTTGATGAACACGCCCACCTGGTTGTAGATGCCGCCGAAGTAGATCGCGTCGGGGTTCGCCAGTTTGATCTTGGCCACGATGCTGGAGAAGTCACTCTTCTCCTCCGTGCCTTCGTTCGCGCTGACGGTCACGCCACTGGCCTTGAGGGCTTTCACCACGTCCCGGGTGAGCCCTTCGCCGTAGGCGGTCTTGTCGTTGAGGACGTAGACCTTCTTGGCTTTCAGGTTGCCGCTGAT is a genomic window containing:
- a CDS encoding branched-chain amino acid ABC transporter substrate-binding protein is translated as ISGNLKAKKVYVLNDKTAYGEGLTRDVVKALKASGVTVSANEGTEEKSDFSSIVAKIKLANPDAIYFGGIYNQVGVFIKQLREAGLNTPVVGGDGLDSSELPVIAGKANANNIYFTTVAAPVSALPAAKIFAMSYKNTFKDEMQGFGAFGYDAGKVVVQGVLNAVRANNNKLPSRAQVESAIRKGSFTGLLSGNVSFNSAGDRKEANLYIMNVTGGAMRLKTISHVRPAQP